The following coding sequences lie in one Pseudomonas syringae CC1557 genomic window:
- a CDS encoding phosphoribosyl-ATP diphosphatase — translation MTDTLSRLAEVLESRKDAAADSSYVASLYHKGLNKILEKLGEESIETIIAAKDAAVSGDCSDVIYETADLWFHSMVMLAALGQHPQAVLDELDRRFGLSGHAEKAARTAE, via the coding sequence ATGACTGATACGTTGTCCCGCCTCGCAGAGGTGCTGGAGTCGCGCAAGGACGCAGCCGCCGACAGCTCTTACGTCGCCAGCCTGTACCATAAGGGCCTGAACAAGATTCTGGAAAAGCTGGGCGAAGAGTCGATTGAAACGATCATCGCCGCCAAGGACGCTGCGGTCAGCGGTGATTGCAGCGATGTGATCTACGAGACGGCTGACCTGTGGTTTCACAGCATGGTTATGCTCGCCGCACTGGGTCAGCATCCACAGGCCGTGCTCGACGAGCTGGATCGCCGCTTCGGGCTGTCCGGACACGCCGAAAAAGCCGCTCGCACGGCAGAATAA